Genomic DNA from Lactuca sativa cultivar Salinas chromosome 8, Lsat_Salinas_v11, whole genome shotgun sequence:
CATGTCAGGGAATAATACCCTGTTTTGGTATGACCATTGGATTGGTTCTAGCAACCTAAAAACAAGATATCCTAACTTATTTGAATTGGAATCAAAGAAAAGGTGCACTGTTGTGGACATGATTGGCGATCGGAATCAAAACTGGAAGTGGAAATCTAGGCCTTCTGCTTGAGGACTTGATTCTGAAGTTCACGGTCTAGGTAATGAAGTTTCTAATGTTCAATTAAACCCGGGATTGGATCAATGGAGATGTAAACTTTCAGCAGATGGCAAGTTCTCTGTGGCTATCATTCGATAGCTTGTTGATAAACTGAAAACCAACAACCCAGTGGCCCCGAAGATTATTTGGAGTAAAATTGTCCCCATTAAGGTGCTATGTCTGGTATGGAGGGCTGTACAACAACGAATACCAACTGCTACTGCTTTGGAAcgaaggggtattttggtcaactCGTCGATATGCAATTCTTGTATTGGAAACTCTGAATGCGCGGATCATGTGCTGATTAATTGTCCGTTTGCGAACACTATTAGGGGCTGCATTTGGAGATAGTGTGGAATTGCAGGAGAGCATGAGTCCATACAAACAATCTGTGACTTGATAGACTTTGCAAGCAATTGGGGGAGGAATAAGAGGAAACGAAAACGGTTCGTAGCAATTTGCTATGGCATGATTTGGAACTTATGGCGATTCAGGAACAAAAGGCTATTCCAATGCGAGAGTATTTCTGTCCAAAACGGTTTGGAATGCATTAAGGCTATGACCTTCTTTTGGGTAAAACATAGAAGTAATAAGGGTATGTGTAGTTGGGAGGAATGGGGGATATCTTCATTTTATGACTTGTAATTCTGCATTTACTTGTACGTTTTTACTTTGGTCCCTCTTCTAGCTCCTTGCTAGGTGAGGGTTCCTTGCATAAAGTTAATGTGCAATCAATAGAATTATACTCTTTTAATGTCTATTGGTTAAAAAACACGGAAGAGTGAGGTTATAGACTCATGTAGTGCGATTAAAACCCAAATATGAAAAAAGATTCTTAAATATAAAGAATAATTTTTTTAGAATAAAACCGATAAATAAATGGTTTTTATGCCAATTtctttattaaatcataatagaGATAAAAGATGTTTATAAAACTTTATGTTTACCTTTTATCTTAGTACTTTTTTTCTAATAAATTCtttcacaattttttttaaacaaaagaatacaaatacaTACTTTTgctatctatttttttttttaaataagatttataccgCATAATTTTCTTTTTGTGACGTTTCTATTATTTTTTCTTAGTTATAAAATCCTAAACTAGAAGTTGCGAGTCCTGGTGTTGTAGGAGACACATATGGGTTCATCCATGTtgtatttttgataaaaataatatACGGTATTCAAAACGTAACATACGATGTTCAAAATGCATTgtacaaaaaaattataaaaacgaTATTTTCTGTACATTACGAGGacatttgtataatttttttaaacatatagtttgtttatgaaaaaaaatacacatggatattttatgtaaattacggggatattttttgtaatttattttgtaCACATGGGTAAAACTGGCAAACATATAAAAATCTTAGACTTATGAACTGTTTTTGTAAAAAGAGAAACATTTAAAGGGCTTTttctataaattaaaaaattataggGACTAAAGTTGCCAAACTATGAATTTAATAAAAGACTTTACTGTTCATAGACACTATTTTTTATTCTATAGAGTAATGTTTTTGTTATCTAACCCATTTATTTAGTTAGGGTAAACTACATCGGGAAAAAAACCTATGAATGAGAGGTATCATGGGGAACACCAACTCAAGTGTCCTGCTATCAAAGCCTTTGAACCAATGTCTGGATTAAGGTTATATGGTATCCTTATAAGTAAAAAGGTGACCAATTTATATGGTATCCTTATAAGTAAAAAGGTGACCAATTTATCATAAAACCATGACATCACCATTTTATAAAGTTATAAAAATGGTGTTCACTAAGGCTTGGCGGAGTGGTCTCGACACTCCTCAACAAAAATTGATTTGGACCCGGGGACCACTAGGCCACCAACTCGACATGCCGAATTCTGTGCCCAACCCCGGTGAAGTTTTGTCGAGCTCTCTCTTATTTGTCTTCTTCTTCCCCTTTTCTTTTCCCTACCCCCAACAACATTTTTCTTCCTCATTTCTTCCGCTCCCTCTACTTGGTATTACAATGAAGAAAAGGGCGTTTAGCTGAGGTAAAGCTCGGTGCACTTGGCACCACTCCCCTAGCGGCCTAGCCTAATAAAACGTGCGTGCGcgcgcgcgcacacacacacacacacacatagagagagagagagagagagagagagagagagagagagaaccttTTCTTGACCACCATCACTTCACTCTACATCCAATAGGACCCAAGATGGTTTTCACCGGTAAAAACCTCCCTCCGCATCAACTTGTATGCATGAAACACTTCCCATACAACTTAGCCTAAGAACCGAACATCcctgaatattttttttttcaatcgtAAAAATGTTCTTGTGTAAAGtcttaacaatattattattattattattattattattattattattattattattatgtttctgatttattttaataataaatgcTAACTTTTTCATTGCTGTTTTCATTTTCTTCACTTGTTTTCCATTTTTATCAATTATTGTTTTAGCTTTAGTCACAGTATATAAGCTAAAAGCCTAAAAACCaattaagaaaatgaaaaactACACTAAATAAAAAGACACAACCAAGACAAAAATACCCAAAAATACCAATACTTATAATTCGCGTGGATAATATTGCAATTAAAGCAATTAGTTTCATAGCCACCGGATTCACAAATTGTGCACCACAGTTATgaatatataatgaaattaatgCAAGTTTGGATCAATCAAAATTTCTTCTATACATTCAATCCACAAAAAATatcaattgttttcttttctcatttACTAATTTACATCAAGATTCCAAAGTTTATAAAACCTTCAAACCACACATATTTTCTTGATTTGTTGTGCAACTTCCGTCATAGAACCTCGCCTACGTAGTACCTTAGAAGCACAACGAATGCCAAGATGCAATAATTTCATAATCTTCTCCTCATTGCTTGAATCATTTCCCAAATTCAAATCGATAACATCACTCATCCACTTCCCTTCGTCCACGGATTGGACCCATGTGGGAAGATCAACCCCTTCCTCATTCAACAAAATGGTAGGATCCTTACCCGTTAGCAATTCAAGAATCAGTATCCCAAAACTATAAACATCCGCATCTTTGGATGCTATACGCGTGTCAATCAACTCAGGGGCACGATAACCAGATAAACCTGTGGTTGGAGATGACACAAGTTGGATCAACCCTGATTCAGATATCAAAGCTTGAAACTCTTCGGTAAGTAGGATGTTGTTTGATTTGATGTTGCCATGTTGAAGATTGTGAGAATGGAGGTGTTCAAGGCCTATAGCAACTTGAAAAGCAATCCTACTTCTAACCTCAAATGTCAATAGAGATCTTGCCTCTTCATTTCctgaaattataaaaaaaaaatctttaatcATTTCACTATTTCAAAAATTGTAAAATACCCCTATTCATCCACAAAATATAGGTGCAAAGTACAATGTGAACTAAATTGGTAACAAGAAAGTGAACACTTACCATTTAAATATGAAGACAAGCTTCCCATGGGCTTCGGGTCAAAAACAAGAAGTTTTTCTTCTTTCCCAAAATAGTAACCTCTAACAGGCAAAAGATTCTCATGGTACAACTCACCAATGCACACAATTCTCTTGGTGAACTCCCTTTTAGTAACACTAACATTCTTGAGCCTCTTCACAATCACTTCACTATGGTCTAAGTACGCTTTATAAGTTGTACCTATAGTTCCTTTCCCCAAAACCTCTGCTGAAGCTCTCAATAGATCATCCAGAAAGAAACCACCATGTCCAAAGAACACTAATTCATCCTTATTTTCTACACGACTCGAATACCCTTCATCTGACCCGGTGTTTTCACCGACCATGATATGATCAGGACTCCGGGCGGCGTATTCCGGTGGCTTCACCGGTGATGGTGGTACTGTTGACGCTGCATCTTGAACAGCTCGCGTTGAACTTCTTGATCTGATAAAGTTTCTACACAGATAGAAAATCACTACGATGATCAAAATTGACCCCAGAATTGATCCGATTACGATTCCGGCGATTGCTCCGCCGGAAAGTTTGTTGCTTTTGCCTTCATTTGAGCAAGAACTTAGAGGACTGCCGCATAAATCGTTGCCTGTGAATGATTCGATCGGAAAATTGGCTAGGCGGGTGGGGATACTACCGTTGAGTCTATTCATAGAGACGTTGAATTGTGTTAAGGAAGTGTTGATGTCCGGAATTTGTCCGGTGAATTGGTTGTTTTGTAGAAAAAGAAGCGTCAATCTTGTTAAATTGCTTAAATTGGGCGATATTTCTCCAGAAAAATTGTTGCCCGAGATGTCTAATCGGGTTAGATTAGAGAGCCTAAAAAGGGTCACCGGAATTTCGCCGGAAAATCGGTTGTTTTGCAGGTTAAGCATATCGAGCTCAGAGCAAAACTCCAGGTCTTGCGGTATTTCGCCGGAGAGGAGGTTTCCACGGAGGCTGAGTGCCTGAAGTTGGGTTAAGCTCCCGATGGAGTTGAGTGGGATCTGTCCAGAGAGCCGGGCACCTGGGAGGCGAAGGGCGGTGACACGGTTGCTGGAATTGTCGCATGTGACTCCTTGCCATAAACAGGGGGACGGGTTGGAAATGTTCCACCGGAGTGTGTTCCCGCGTACGGCGGAGCGGAATCTGGTGAGTGCCAATCTGTCGGCGATGATGTCGGAGAAGGAAATATCCGATTGAAAACAAAGAAAACAGAAGAAGATTGATGCAAGAAGATTAAAAAATTCCATTATTGAAGAAAGaagacctttttttttttttttttttttttttctgtttgttTGTGAGAATCTATGGAGGTTATTTCTAGTTGAAGTTGGTTCTCCGTAGAGAAAACGCtgcatgaagaaggagaagaagagattTATGCGTTGACTATTGACTGCAGCGTTGATTGGTTCTCGTTTGAAAACGAGACTTTCTAAACGCCTCCTTT
This window encodes:
- the LOC111886702 gene encoding probable inactive receptor kinase At1g48480, whose amino-acid sequence is MQRFLYGEPTSTRNNLHRFSQTNRKKKKKKKKGLLSSIMEFFNLLASIFFCFLCFQSDISFSDIIADRLALTRFRSAVRGNTLRWNISNPSPCLWQGVTCDNSSNRVTALRLPGARLSGQIPLNSIGSLTQLQALSLRGNLLSGEIPQDLEFCSELDMLNLQNNRFSGEIPVTLFRLSNLTRLDISGNNFSGEISPNLSNLTRLTLLFLQNNQFTGQIPDINTSLTQFNVSMNRLNGSIPTRLANFPIESFTGNDLCGSPLSSCSNEGKSNKLSGGAIAGIVIGSILGSILIIVVIFYLCRNFIRSRSSTRAVQDAASTVPPSPVKPPEYAARSPDHIMVGENTGSDEGYSSRVENKDELVFFGHGGFFLDDLLRASAEVLGKGTIGTTYKAYLDHSEVIVKRLKNVSVTKREFTKRIVCIGELYHENLLPVRGYYFGKEEKLLVFDPKPMGSLSSYLNGNEEARSLLTFEVRSRIAFQVAIGLEHLHSHNLQHGNIKSNNILLTEEFQALISESGLIQLVSSPTTGLSGYRAPELIDTRIASKDADVYSFGILILELLTGKDPTILLNEEGVDLPTWVQSVDEGKWMSDVIDLNLGNDSSNEEKIMKLLHLGIRCASKVLRRRGSMTEVAQQIKKICVV